One genomic segment of Nonomuraea coxensis DSM 45129 includes these proteins:
- a CDS encoding carbamoyltransferase family protein produces the protein MADFPIVVGINRTQDGSIAVAVGDAGMYSLQKERITRRKHHWGRPGDLPDRYLPAMPLLKEPVDLVVEGYSSDAEIENLEDYHEELRESLSLKEDARIVQVSHHLSHLYSAFHPSPFEQAAGLVVDNQGSPVRRLTELFTPPPGASGDLLEVASFYRCTRDGVECLAKQLWHGDWADPAGLGCFYALLAKALWPEGEGNEGKVMGLAPYGDPDALGLPGLDVRGHEVLIPSAWTELFARREDFLYEPGGEPFRRSANLAAAGQRAFENALAALAEWLHARTGLDRLAFAGGTALNCSANGLLIRRGPFREVFVPPSPHDGGTAIGCALYGLEAVLGVRGRWRWDDDFLGPDPDESEITAAVGSLPDGLVAEQPEDLIAAMVALLEDGRVVGLHQGRSESGPRALGHRSIIGDPRRPDIQDYVNYEVKGREWFRPLAPLVLAEHAQRFFDVDRPAPFMQYAVDVRPECRELLPGITHVDGTTRLQTVEPGRTPFLHALLTRWYERTGLPVLINTSLNGPGRPLTETPEHSIDTLRTTGMHALVMPPYLIRKVG, from the coding sequence ATGGCCGATTTTCCCATCGTCGTCGGGATCAACCGCACCCAGGACGGATCCATCGCCGTCGCGGTCGGCGACGCGGGCATGTACAGCCTGCAGAAGGAGCGCATCACCCGGCGCAAGCACCACTGGGGCCGGCCCGGCGACCTGCCCGACCGCTACCTGCCCGCGATGCCGCTGCTCAAGGAGCCGGTGGACCTCGTGGTCGAGGGATACTCCTCCGACGCCGAGATCGAGAACCTGGAGGACTACCACGAGGAGCTGCGCGAGAGCCTGAGCCTCAAGGAGGACGCCAGGATCGTCCAGGTCTCGCACCACCTGAGCCATCTCTACAGCGCCTTCCACCCGTCGCCGTTCGAGCAGGCGGCGGGCCTGGTCGTGGACAACCAGGGCAGCCCGGTCCGGCGCCTCACCGAGCTGTTCACGCCGCCGCCGGGCGCCTCCGGCGACCTGCTGGAGGTCGCCTCCTTCTACCGGTGCACCCGCGACGGCGTCGAGTGCCTGGCCAAGCAGCTCTGGCACGGCGACTGGGCCGACCCGGCCGGGCTCGGCTGCTTCTACGCCCTCCTCGCCAAGGCGCTCTGGCCCGAGGGCGAGGGCAACGAGGGCAAGGTCATGGGCCTGGCCCCGTACGGCGACCCGGACGCGCTCGGCCTGCCCGGCCTCGACGTGCGCGGGCACGAGGTGCTGATCCCGTCCGCGTGGACGGAGCTGTTCGCCCGGCGCGAGGACTTCCTCTACGAGCCGGGCGGCGAGCCGTTCCGCCGCTCGGCGAACCTCGCCGCCGCCGGCCAGCGCGCCTTCGAGAACGCCCTGGCCGCCCTCGCGGAGTGGCTGCACGCCAGGACCGGCCTGGACCGGCTGGCCTTCGCCGGCGGCACCGCGCTCAACTGCTCGGCCAACGGCCTGCTCATCAGGCGGGGGCCGTTCCGCGAGGTCTTCGTCCCGCCGAGCCCGCACGACGGCGGCACCGCGATCGGCTGCGCGCTGTACGGGCTGGAGGCCGTGCTCGGCGTCCGCGGCCGGTGGCGGTGGGACGACGACTTCCTCGGCCCCGACCCCGACGAGAGCGAGATCACGGCGGCCGTCGGCAGCCTCCCCGACGGCCTGGTCGCCGAGCAGCCCGAGGACCTGATAGCCGCGATGGTGGCGCTGCTGGAGGACGGCCGGGTCGTGGGCCTGCACCAGGGCCGCAGCGAGTCAGGGCCGCGCGCCCTCGGCCACCGCAGCATCATCGGCGACCCGCGCAGGCCCGACATCCAGGACTACGTCAACTACGAGGTCAAGGGCCGCGAGTGGTTCCGTCCGCTGGCCCCGCTGGTGCTCGCCGAGCACGCCCAGCGCTTCTTCGACGTGGACCGGCCCGCGCCGTTCATGCAGTACGCCGTCGACGTCCGCCCCGAGTGCCGCGAGCTGCTGCCCGGGATCACGCACGTGGACGGCACCACCCGGCTGCAGACGGTGGAGCCGGGGCGCACGCCGTTCCTGCACGCGCTGCTCACCCGCTGGTACGAGCGGACCGGCCTGCCCGTGCTGATCAACACCTCGCTGAACGGCCCGGGAAGGCCGCTCACCGAGACGCCCGAGCACTCGATCGACACGCTGCGCACGACCGGCATGCACGCGCTGGTGATGCCGCCGTACCTGATCAGGAAGGTGGGCTGA
- a CDS encoding alkaline phosphatase PhoX — protein sequence MQRRTFLRTLSTGLGAVAFSGAVWHDAAASVAAVSAGASPYGPLGAPDANGMALPAGFTGRIVARTGRVVGGTLWHPAPDGGACFPDGAGWIYVSNSEVPLVGGASAIKFRADGSIDRAYRILSGTTLNCAGGATPWNTWLSCEEVFRGRVYETDPYGVRSAQPRPAMGRFKHEAAACDPDHRVVYLTEDESDGCFYRFTPTTWGDLSSGRLDVLCGAGGDAVEWRPVPDPGPAVLETQTRHQVSAARHFSGGEGCHYAGGICYFTAKGDRKVWAYDVARSTVKAVYDGGGTLDGVDNITGRPSGDLYVAEDGGNMEINIITPDGVVAPVVRLDGQARSEITGPAFSPDGTRLYFSSQRGTSGETAGTGGITYEVRGPFRR from the coding sequence ATGCAACGCCGCACCTTCTTACGTACCCTCTCGACCGGCCTCGGCGCCGTGGCCTTCTCCGGCGCGGTGTGGCACGACGCCGCCGCCTCGGTGGCCGCCGTTTCGGCGGGCGCGAGCCCGTACGGGCCCCTCGGCGCGCCCGACGCGAACGGCATGGCGCTGCCCGCCGGGTTCACCGGCCGGATCGTGGCGAGGACCGGCCGCGTCGTCGGCGGGACGCTCTGGCACCCGGCGCCCGACGGCGGCGCCTGCTTCCCCGACGGCGCCGGCTGGATCTACGTCTCCAACTCCGAGGTGCCGCTGGTCGGCGGCGCCTCGGCCATCAAGTTCCGCGCCGACGGCTCGATCGACCGGGCCTACCGCATCCTCAGCGGCACCACGCTCAACTGCGCGGGCGGCGCGACCCCCTGGAACACCTGGCTGTCGTGCGAGGAGGTCTTCCGCGGCCGGGTGTACGAGACCGACCCGTACGGCGTCCGCTCCGCCCAGCCACGTCCCGCCATGGGCCGCTTCAAGCACGAGGCCGCCGCCTGCGACCCCGACCACCGGGTCGTCTACCTCACCGAGGACGAGTCCGACGGCTGCTTCTACCGCTTCACCCCCACCACCTGGGGCGACCTGTCCAGCGGCCGGCTCGACGTGCTCTGCGGCGCGGGCGGCGACGCCGTCGAATGGCGTCCGGTGCCCGATCCCGGGCCCGCCGTGCTGGAGACGCAGACCAGGCACCAGGTCTCCGCCGCCCGCCACTTCAGCGGCGGCGAGGGCTGCCACTACGCGGGCGGGATCTGCTACTTCACGGCCAAGGGCGACCGCAAGGTGTGGGCGTACGACGTGGCCCGCTCGACCGTCAAGGCCGTCTACGACGGCGGCGGGACGCTCGACGGCGTCGACAACATCACCGGCCGGCCCTCCGGCGACCTCTACGTGGCCGAGGACGGCGGCAACATGGAGATCAACATCATCACGCCGGACGGCGTCGTGGCGCCGGTCGTGCGGCTCGACGGGCAGGCCAGGTCGGAGATCACCGGGCCCGCGTTCTCGCCCGACGGCACCCGGCTCTACTTCTCCTCCCAGCGCGGCACCAGCGGCGAGACGGCGGGGACGGGCGGCATCACGTACGAGGTGAGAGGCCCTTTCCGGCGCTGA
- a CDS encoding ATP-binding protein, with translation MGNSLTLLLLGTPELAVGGTPVGIRSAKSRALLCYLASVPGPRPRAELAGLLWGERPDANARGSLRLALSELRREVGDWLDIHRDQVRFLAEDACFVDYRQLSREPTVEGALRLWRGEFLDGVSFCDAPAFSCWLEAERRRVRLLLREALLRAGDHGSEQVTRLARLVAELDPYDEEAHRLLIARLAGDGNRAAALACYEGLRRRLREELGVEPAPETAALRRRLAAPPRGSHVAAPPVPGTELIGREADVRRVRALLARERLVTLLGPGGVGKTRLALAVPTPSDEVVFVSFVGVRGEAAVTTLARRLGVDLSAPRPAAELVLAALAGRRALLVLDNLEHLPAFDPFIARVLRHAPGVRVLATTRRRLAVPGQCPVPVGELPDPAAEELFAARAVRAQPAFDAVAEAAHVAAIRAATGGLPLAIELAAGLLRAVPCADLARRLGADPGLLAAAGPAVRLRHAGMRAVFDTSWELLDEAGREALAALSVFGGGCTLDAALEVARTTPEVLVRLVDHSMIQLTPTGRYAVHPLIQQLAGLRLSPERREQARDRHAAHFARLLDRHATALRDGADREAVRVLAPELDNLRLAWPVSRGPRFLDHYWTLCLRLRLYEESAAVVHDHLARTPEAAASLRARWLWMAALSEHQLAREREAIRLARAALDVLGERLPTSPVSVAAALSAAALRQAAHALAGRETVGRETGEGGGGEAAQALTLLARFAFLQQDLPTMLVASMRQLNAAVRAADTALRAEAYANFATIARIARLRRLAGRYGALADRALAAVRRPTEAASRARLARGLDQLHAGAFEEARRSFTEGRDRTLDPRTAENCAGLLAETALWRGDFAAAAELYAATEELAVRRVGGDDIGRHWCLTGRAEALIRLGGVPPEEIAALLAAARASAERRRTHGEAFGLHDSAAARAMQRLRLITATARLGLRPARETLEEALTLAARLPATQPGMLECWTGLAELLWTPPPTRADPPVVRADHTDPALVRLDPAVTRADHTDPALVRLDPAGARADRAIARGLHRHLARYLARNPGAAARVGWADALVLAVAGRGRAARRAADRAVAAADRLAVAYDHRRATEVAHLVRLGRPAAQQARPPSPPSPARPAP, from the coding sequence ATGGGGAACTCGCTGACCCTGCTGCTGCTCGGCACCCCCGAGCTGGCCGTCGGAGGGACACCCGTCGGCATCCGCTCCGCCAAGAGCCGGGCCCTGCTCTGCTACCTCGCCAGCGTGCCCGGCCCCCGTCCGCGCGCCGAGCTGGCCGGGCTGCTCTGGGGCGAACGGCCCGACGCCAACGCCCGGGGCAGCCTGCGGCTGGCGCTCTCCGAGCTGCGCCGCGAGGTCGGCGACTGGCTCGACATCCACCGCGACCAGGTGCGCTTCCTCGCCGAGGACGCCTGCTTCGTCGACTACCGCCAGCTCAGCAGGGAGCCGACCGTGGAGGGCGCGCTGCGGCTGTGGCGCGGCGAGTTCCTGGACGGCGTCTCCTTCTGCGACGCGCCCGCCTTCTCCTGCTGGCTGGAGGCCGAGCGGCGGCGGGTGCGGCTGCTGCTCCGGGAGGCGCTGCTCCGGGCCGGTGACCACGGGTCCGAGCAGGTGACCCGGCTGGCGCGGCTGGTCGCCGAGCTGGACCCGTACGACGAGGAGGCGCACCGGCTGCTGATCGCCCGCCTGGCCGGCGACGGCAACCGGGCGGCGGCGCTGGCCTGCTACGAAGGGCTGCGCCGGCGGCTGCGGGAGGAGCTGGGCGTCGAGCCCGCCCCGGAGACGGCGGCGCTGCGCCGCCGGCTCGCCGCCCCGCCGCGAGGGTCCCACGTCGCCGCGCCGCCCGTGCCCGGCACCGAGCTGATCGGGCGCGAGGCCGACGTCCGGCGGGTGCGGGCGCTGCTCGCCCGCGAACGCCTGGTCACCCTCCTCGGGCCGGGCGGCGTCGGCAAGACCCGCCTCGCCCTCGCCGTCCCCACCCCGTCGGACGAGGTGGTGTTCGTGTCCTTCGTGGGGGTGCGCGGGGAGGCCGCCGTGACGACGCTGGCCCGGCGGCTCGGCGTGGACCTCTCGGCGCCCCGGCCCGCCGCCGAGCTCGTGCTCGCCGCCCTGGCCGGCCGCCGGGCCCTGCTCGTGCTGGACAACCTCGAACACCTGCCGGCCTTCGACCCGTTCATCGCCCGCGTCCTGCGGCACGCCCCCGGGGTGCGGGTGCTGGCCACCACCAGACGCCGGCTCGCCGTGCCCGGCCAGTGCCCCGTACCCGTCGGGGAGCTGCCTGACCCGGCCGCCGAGGAGCTGTTCGCGGCCCGCGCGGTACGGGCGCAGCCGGCGTTCGACGCCGTCGCCGAGGCCGCGCACGTCGCCGCCATCCGCGCCGCGACCGGCGGCCTCCCCCTGGCCATCGAGCTGGCCGCCGGCCTGCTGCGCGCCGTGCCGTGCGCGGACCTCGCCCGGCGGCTCGGCGCGGACCCCGGCCTGCTCGCCGCCGCCGGGCCCGCCGTCCGGCTCCGCCACGCCGGGATGCGGGCGGTGTTCGACACCTCGTGGGAGCTGCTGGACGAGGCGGGGCGGGAGGCGCTGGCGGCGCTGTCGGTGTTCGGCGGCGGGTGCACGCTGGACGCCGCGCTGGAGGTGGCGAGGACCACGCCCGAGGTGCTGGTACGCCTGGTCGACCACAGCATGATCCAGCTCACCCCCACAGGGCGGTACGCCGTCCACCCCCTCATCCAGCAGCTCGCCGGCCTGCGTCTCTCCCCTGAACGCCGCGAGCAGGCGCGCGACCGCCACGCCGCGCACTTCGCCCGCCTGCTCGACCGCCACGCCACGGCGCTCAGGGACGGCGCGGACCGGGAGGCGGTCCGCGTGCTCGCCCCCGAGCTGGACAACCTGCGCCTGGCCTGGCCGGTGTCACGCGGTCCCCGTTTCCTCGACCACTACTGGACGTTGTGCCTGCGGCTGCGGCTGTACGAGGAGTCGGCCGCCGTCGTCCACGACCACCTGGCCCGGACGCCGGAGGCGGCGGCTTCCTTACGGGCCCGCTGGTTGTGGATGGCGGCGCTCAGCGAACATCAGCTCGCGCGGGAGCGGGAGGCGATCCGACTGGCCAGGGCGGCGCTCGACGTCCTGGGCGAGCGCCTGCCGACGTCCCCGGTCTCCGTCGCCGCCGCCCTGAGTGCCGCCGCACTCCGCCAGGCCGCCCACGCCCTCGCCGGCCGCGAGACGGTCGGCCGCGAGACCGGCGAGGGCGGCGGGGGCGAGGCCGCGCAGGCGCTGACGTTGCTGGCCAGGTTCGCCTTCCTCCAGCAGGACCTGCCCACCATGCTGGTCGCGTCCATGCGCCAGCTCAACGCCGCCGTGCGCGCGGCCGACACCGCGCTCCGGGCGGAGGCGTACGCGAACTTCGCCACCATCGCCCGCATCGCCCGCCTCCGCCGGCTGGCCGGCCGCTACGGCGCGCTCGCCGACCGCGCCCTGGCCGCCGTCCGCCGTCCCACGGAGGCCGCGAGCCGGGCCCGCCTGGCCCGCGGCCTCGACCAGCTCCACGCCGGGGCCTTCGAGGAGGCGCGCCGCTCGTTCACCGAGGGCCGCGACCGCACGCTCGACCCCCGTACCGCTGAGAACTGCGCGGGCCTGCTCGCCGAGACCGCCCTGTGGCGGGGCGACTTCGCCGCGGCGGCCGAGCTGTACGCGGCCACGGAGGAGCTGGCCGTCCGCCGGGTCGGCGGGGACGACATCGGCCGCCACTGGTGCCTGACCGGCCGGGCCGAGGCCCTGATCCGCCTCGGCGGCGTGCCGCCTGAGGAGATCGCCGCGCTGCTGGCGGCCGCCCGCGCGTCGGCCGAGCGGCGGCGTACGCATGGGGAGGCGTTCGGACTGCACGACAGCGCCGCCGCCCGCGCCATGCAGCGCCTGCGCCTGATCACCGCCACCGCCCGCCTCGGCCTGCGCCCGGCGCGCGAGACGCTGGAGGAGGCCCTGACCCTGGCGGCCCGCCTGCCCGCCACCCAGCCCGGCATGCTCGAATGCTGGACCGGCCTCGCCGAACTCCTCTGGACCCCTCCACCAACCCGCGCGGACCCGCCTGTCGTCCGCGCGGACCACACGGACCCCGCGCTCGTCCGCCTGGACCCGGCCGTAACCCGCGCGGACCACACGGACCCCGCGCTCGTCCGCCTGGACCCGGCCGGCGCCCGCGCGGACCGGGCCATCGCCCGGGGGCTGCACCGGCATCTGGCCCGTTACCTGGCGCGCAATCCGGGTGCGGCGGCGCGGGTGGGGTGGGCGGACGCGCTCGTGCTCGCCGTCGCCGGCCGCGGCCGGGCGGCCCGGCGCGCGGCCGATCGGGCGGTGGCGGCGGCGGACCGGCTGGCCGTGGCCTACGACCACCGCCGCGCCACCGAAGTGGCCCACCTGGTCCGCCTCGGCCGCCCGGCCGCCCAACAGGCCCGCCCACCCAGCCCACCCAGCCCAGCCCGGCCAGCCCCCTGA